In Harpia harpyja isolate bHarHar1 chromosome Z, bHarHar1 primary haplotype, whole genome shotgun sequence, a single window of DNA contains:
- the FAM169A gene encoding soluble lamin-associated protein of 75 kDa isoform X6: MSFPVDMLKTCSHQDLESSAEVYMSGLRYKNPDCPEFLSLPDHRKIPISLSTVGFVPLYGQEQTHKVLALFAPGDSLTAVALYLADQWWSIDDIVRTSVTARQGLHQVKSVGERIVLYVLNRIIYRKQEMERNEIPFLCHGSNDYAKIMWKKGEAIGFYSVKPTGSVCNSYHGQRYQLPVLDTMFVRKKHRGRDSGLIMLEDFVHSFSVDSLGLRYPLSSFMYTACKQYLEKYPEDHNLLWEVEGAGCWFQRTSIISKWQKEKLKIAAAEASQKENKSTQAEDRFQQSAAVSEASGQKTKLETQVSADSQKGKESVDVHPSTSEGLNTAPLALRVLSSHLKRPKTGRRSWEPEPETSQGVEENTLHGSESRLELPAHTPESSEDLELSEEDTEDEEVTTEVEGQSVSEELHVSPPEKTSEKEESPSEPLNGEVTEETGKTSRMAEEEPANEVPSGESKLQSESQGEEPLTLFVPLILESLAKPSEHTLSEKVLNANDSEVLTEESTSVEEGTEEEQESEKTTTENAAASVSKDEPSDNGLTNSMVTEAAEQSVSENVLPKTASSLEGQNEEAGHNSQEASVALGQSSLIVVELEGVSFQQPSGQEGQKNQLEEHSEESAEQMEQYMQTAVERADSSSEEAEIEVPIVDRRNLRRKAKGYKGPPKKKGKPA, encoded by the exons ATGTCATTCCCTGTGGATATGTTGAAGACCTGCAGTCATCAGGACTTGGAGAGCTCAGCAGAGGTCTACATGTCTGGCCTTCGGTATAAGAATCCAGACTGTCCTGAATTCTTGTCTCTGCCAGACCACCGCAAA ATTCCTATTAGCTTGTCAACTGTGGGCTTCGTTCCTCTTTATGGTCAAGAGCAGACACACAAAGTTCTTGCTTTGTTTGCACCAGGGGACTCGCTCACAG CTGTAGCCCTGTATCTTGCTGACCAGTGGTGGTCAATTGATGACATTGTGAGAACATCTGTCACGGCTAGACAGGGGCTTCATCAG GTGAAGTCTGTTGGAGAGAGGATTGTTCTCTATGTTCTGAATCGAATTATCTATCGGAAgcaagaaatggaaagaaatgagaTCCCTTTTCTCTGTCATGGTAGCAATGACTATGCTAAGATCATGTGGAAAAAAGGAGAGGCTATTGGGTTCTATTCTGTTAAACCTACAG GAAGCGTTTGTAACTCTTACCATGGTCAGAGATATCAGCTGCCAGTGCTAGACACAATGTTTGTAAGAAAGAAACATCGTGGGAGAGACTCTGGGCTAATCATGTTGGAAGACTTTGTGCATTCCTTTTCTGTGGACTCTCTTGGCCTACGATACCCGCTGTCATCCTTCATGTACACAG CTTGTAAGCAATATCTTGAGAAGTACCCTGAGGATCATAACCTTTTGTGGGAAGTGGAGGGAGCAGGATGTTGGTTCCAGAGAACTTCTATCATTTCtaaatggcaaaaggaaaagcTCAAAATTGCAG CAGCAGAGGcctcacagaaagaaaataagagtaCCCAAGCAGAGGATCGTTTTCAGCAGTCTGCAGCAGTATCTGAAGCAAGTGGACAGAAGACCAAGCTAGAAACACAGGTAAGT GCTGACTCTCAAAAAGGTAAAGAATCAGTGGATGTCCATCCAAGCACATCTGAAG gccTTAACACAGCTCCTCTTGCCCTTCGAGTACTAAGCAGTCATCTAAAACGTCCCAAGACAGGAAGACGTAGCTGGGAACCTGAACCTGAAACTTCCCAAGGAGTTGAGGAAAACACTCTTCATGGGTCAGAAAGCAG GCTGGAACTTCCTGCCCACACACCTGAAAGCTCTGAAGACTTGGAATTATCTGAGGAGGACACTGAGGATGAGGAAGTGACTACTGAAGTTGAGGGCCAGTCTGTATCAGAAGAGCTACATGTATCGCCGCCTGAGAAAACGAGTGAGAAGGAG GAATCTCCATCAGAACCTCTTAATGGTGAGGTTACAGAAGAAACTGGTAAGACCTCACGTATGGCTGAAGAGGAACCAGCAAATGAAGTTCCAAGTGGTGAATCAAAATTGCAGTCTGAAAGTCAAGGAGAAGAACCCTTAACGCTGTTTGTTCCGTTAATCCTTGAGTCTCTGGCAAAACCTTCAGAACACACTCTATCAGAGAAG gttttaaatgcaaatgattCAGAAGTGCTGACTGAAGAAAGTACATCAGTGGAGGAGGGCACTGAAGAAGAGCAGGAATCTGAAAAGACCACCactgaaaatgcagctgcttcGGTATCGAAGGACGAGCCCTCTGACAACGGCCTGACCAACTCTATGGTAACTGAAGCAGCAGAACAATCTGTTTCTGAAAACGTATTGCCCAAAACAGCTTCCTCATTGGAAGGTCAAAATGAGGAAGCAGGGCACAACTCACAGGAGGCCTCTGTTGCTTTGGGTCAGAGCTCTTTGATAGTGGTTGAACTTGAGGGTGTTTCTTTTCAGCAGCCTTCTGGACAAGAAGGACAGAAGAACCAGTTGGAAGAGCACTCAGAAGAGTCTGCTGAGCAGATGGAGCAGTACATGCAAACAGCAGTGGAACGAGCTGACAGCAGCTCTGAGGAAGCAGAAATTGAGGTAC